From the genome of Bradyrhizobium elkanii USDA 76, one region includes:
- a CDS encoding amidohydrolase family protein, giving the protein MTTRRDFLKAGATATAGIVFCGCGLVHNANAQQSRQQLPITINGKRVKTIDIHAHCHFREAGALLGADAGKLQLPPVNGASEAFIEIDKRLAAMDAQAVDMEVLSINPFWYDRDRDLAAQIVKIQNEKLAELCASKPDRFAAFASLTLQAPDLAVQELETAVKKQGLKGAAIGGVVDGAEFSNPKFHPIWAKAEELGVPLFIHPQGVPELNKRLSGNGWLGNTIGNPLETTIALSHLIFEGTLDRFPGLRIIAAHGGGYLGSYADRSDHACLVGPKGCNPEIKLQKAPAEYLKQIYFDSLIFTPEAIRHLAAQVGAGQIVLGSDYPYPWQLAPVDHIFASSSLSDDDKANILGRTAAKLLGVAA; this is encoded by the coding sequence ATGACCACAAGGCGGGATTTCCTGAAAGCGGGAGCAACGGCGACGGCAGGCATCGTGTTCTGCGGCTGCGGGCTCGTCCACAACGCGAATGCGCAGCAATCGCGCCAGCAGTTGCCAATCACGATCAACGGCAAACGTGTCAAGACGATCGATATTCACGCGCATTGCCATTTCCGCGAGGCCGGAGCCCTGCTCGGCGCCGACGCCGGAAAGCTGCAACTGCCGCCGGTCAACGGCGCCAGCGAGGCCTTCATCGAGATCGACAAGCGGCTGGCTGCGATGGACGCGCAGGCCGTCGACATGGAGGTGCTTTCGATCAATCCGTTCTGGTACGACCGCGATCGCGACCTTGCCGCGCAGATCGTGAAAATCCAGAATGAAAAGCTCGCCGAACTTTGTGCCTCGAAGCCCGACCGGTTCGCGGCTTTCGCCTCGCTGACGCTGCAGGCACCGGACCTTGCGGTGCAGGAGCTGGAGACCGCGGTGAAGAAGCAGGGGCTGAAGGGCGCGGCGATCGGCGGTGTCGTCGATGGCGCCGAATTCTCAAATCCGAAGTTTCATCCAATATGGGCCAAGGCCGAGGAACTCGGCGTCCCCCTGTTCATCCATCCGCAGGGCGTGCCCGAGCTCAACAAGCGGCTCTCCGGCAATGGGTGGCTTGGCAACACGATCGGCAATCCGCTCGAGACGACGATCGCACTCTCCCATTTGATCTTCGAGGGCACGCTCGATCGCTTCCCGGGACTGAGAATCATCGCCGCACATGGCGGCGGTTATCTCGGCTCATACGCCGACCGCTCGGACCATGCCTGTCTGGTTGGACCCAAGGGATGCAATCCGGAGATCAAGCTCCAGAAAGCGCCGGCGGAGTATCTCAAGCAGATTTACTTCGACTCTCTGATCTTCACGCCTGAGGCGATCAGGCACCTCGCCGCCCAGGTTGGCGCCGGCCAGATCGTGCTGGGAAGCGACTATCCCTATCCATGGCAACTGGCACCGGTCGACCACATCTTCGCCTCGTCGTCGCTGAGCGACGATGACAAGGCCAATATTCTCGGGCGGACCGCAGCAAAGCTGCTTGGAGTAGCCGCGTGA
- a CDS encoding PAS domain S-box protein, translated as MGPKNESGFQLKPLASERALERAERLANLLASIVESSDDAIVSKNLDGIVTSWNKAAERIFGYSATEAIGQPITLVIPQDRLSEEREILTRIRRGERIDHFETVRRRRDGSSIIVSLTVSPVKDAHGNIVGASKIARDITQQKRTQEQISILAREAEHRSKNILSNVQAIINLSQSDTSEGLKEVISGRIQAMANVHSLFVETRWIGAEVSAIAKQEFAPYLEEGHQKRIVMEGLQTVLEPIAAQAIAVVLHELATNAIKYGALSNTRGRIELAWSRAEDGQLVLRWTELGGPRVKAPQRKGFGSRLIEGTINPLGGKVLFDWRAEGLVCEIAVPT; from the coding sequence TTGGGGCCTAAAAACGAGTCGGGATTTCAACTCAAGCCGTTGGCCAGCGAGCGGGCTCTGGAGCGCGCCGAGCGATTGGCCAATCTTCTGGCCTCCATCGTCGAGTCCAGCGACGATGCTATTGTGAGCAAGAATCTAGATGGCATTGTTACGAGTTGGAACAAGGCGGCCGAGCGCATTTTCGGTTACTCGGCCACGGAGGCTATTGGTCAGCCCATTACACTCGTGATTCCACAAGACCGGCTCAGCGAAGAACGGGAGATTTTAACCCGCATCCGACGAGGTGAGCGCATCGACCATTTCGAGACGGTCCGGCGACGTCGGGATGGTAGCTCAATCATCGTTTCGCTAACTGTTTCTCCTGTCAAAGACGCCCACGGCAACATCGTCGGCGCATCAAAAATTGCTAGAGATATTACCCAGCAGAAGCGAACTCAGGAGCAGATTAGCATTCTGGCTCGCGAGGCGGAGCATCGAAGCAAGAACATCCTTTCTAACGTACAGGCAATTATCAACCTTTCTCAGTCCGACACCTCCGAGGGCCTCAAGGAAGTGATCAGCGGGCGCATCCAAGCGATGGCAAATGTTCACTCGCTGTTTGTTGAAACGCGGTGGATAGGAGCCGAAGTCTCGGCGATCGCCAAGCAGGAGTTTGCCCCTTACCTCGAAGAGGGTCACCAGAAGCGGATTGTGATGGAGGGGCTGCAGACGGTGTTAGAACCCATCGCTGCGCAGGCGATTGCTGTTGTCCTGCATGAGTTAGCAACCAATGCTATCAAGTATGGAGCGCTATCCAACACAAGAGGCCGGATAGAATTGGCCTGGTCGCGCGCCGAGGATGGGCAGCTGGTGCTCCGCTGGACCGAACTGGGCGGACCGAGGGTAAAGGCGCCCCAACGCAAGGGATTTGGTAGTCGGCTCATCGAAGGGACGATCAATCCACTTGGCGGGAAGGTGCTCTTTGACTGGCGCGCGGAAGGGCTGGTTTGCGAAATCGCCGTTCCGACGTGA
- a CDS encoding trypsin-like peptidase domain-containing protein has translation MRYLRGLARLGLGSTLVLTLSGPPVLAQIPEINIGRVPTLAPLVKEVTPSVVNISVQGRVREDNPLYQDPFFREFFDVPKQLEKEINAAGSGVIVDAQRGYVLTANHVVANATAVQIRTKDGRKFAGRVVGRDAPTDIALLQVKEPVGLRAIALGDSDALQVGDFVIAVGNPFGLGQTVTSGLVSALGRTGLGKHGYEDFIQTDAAINPGNSGGGLINLRGELVGINTAIISPGGGNVGIGFAVPINMARKVMEQLAQTGRVERGRIGVALEDLEAPAAGVTQGARIKEVSPGSPAERAGLRRGDIILKANDIPIRSATQMRNLIGLTAVGQQVRLTIERERALESATVEVAPLAEPKPRGRGPG, from the coding sequence ATGCGATACTTGCGTGGGCTTGCGCGACTCGGGCTCGGCTCGACGCTGGTGTTAACCCTTTCCGGACCGCCAGTTCTCGCCCAAATTCCAGAGATCAACATCGGCCGCGTGCCAACCCTTGCGCCGTTGGTCAAGGAGGTGACGCCGAGCGTCGTCAACATCTCGGTGCAGGGACGCGTGCGTGAGGACAATCCGCTGTACCAGGATCCCTTTTTTCGGGAGTTCTTCGACGTTCCGAAACAGCTGGAGAAGGAAATCAACGCCGCCGGATCGGGCGTGATTGTCGACGCCCAGCGCGGCTATGTGTTGACAGCAAACCACGTTGTTGCCAACGCGACCGCAGTGCAGATCAGAACCAAGGATGGCCGAAAGTTTGCCGGTCGCGTGGTCGGCCGCGATGCGCCGACCGATATCGCACTACTACAGGTCAAGGAGCCAGTCGGGCTGAGGGCCATCGCGCTGGGCGACAGCGACGCGCTTCAGGTCGGCGACTTCGTCATCGCGGTGGGTAATCCCTTCGGCCTGGGCCAGACCGTCACGTCAGGCCTTGTCAGCGCGCTCGGGCGCACCGGCCTTGGCAAGCACGGCTATGAAGACTTCATCCAGACTGATGCTGCGATCAATCCCGGCAACTCCGGTGGCGGCTTGATCAATCTGCGCGGCGAACTCGTTGGCATCAACACGGCGATCATCTCTCCGGGAGGAGGCAATGTGGGAATTGGCTTCGCGGTACCCATCAACATGGCCCGCAAGGTGATGGAGCAGCTCGCGCAGACAGGGCGGGTCGAGCGTGGCCGCATCGGCGTTGCGCTGGAGGATCTCGAGGCGCCCGCTGCGGGTGTGACGCAGGGGGCCCGTATCAAGGAGGTCAGTCCCGGCTCGCCCGCAGAGCGCGCGGGCCTTCGCCGCGGCGACATCATTCTGAAGGCCAACGACATCCCGATCCGCAGCGCCACGCAAATGCGCAACCTCATCGGGCTGACCGCGGTCGGTCAGCAAGTTCGGCTGACTATTGAACGAGAGCGCGCTCTAGAGAGCGCCACGGTCGAAGTCGCACCGTTGGCCGAGCCGAAGCCGAGAGGGCGCGGGCCGGGGTGA
- the groES gene encoding co-chaperone GroES, translating to MHFRPLHDRVLVRRIDAEEKTAGGIIIPDTAKEKPQEGEIVAAGPGGRNEQGQLVPLDVDPGDRVLFGKWSGNEVKIDGQDYLIMKESDLLGVVDKAASLKRAA from the coding sequence ATGCATTTCCGTCCATTGCACGACCGCGTGCTCGTGCGCCGCATTGATGCCGAAGAAAAGACTGCTGGCGGCATCATCATTCCCGACACCGCAAAGGAGAAACCGCAGGAGGGTGAAATCGTCGCCGCGGGCCCTGGCGGTCGGAATGAGCAAGGGCAATTGGTGCCCCTCGACGTTGATCCCGGCGACCGCGTGCTTTTCGGTAAGTGGTCCGGCAACGAAGTGAAAATCGACGGCCAGGACTACCTCATCATGAAGGAAAGCGATCTTCTGGGCGTGGTCGACAAGGCCGCCTCGCTCAAGAGGGCCGCCTGA
- the groL gene encoding chaperonin GroEL (60 kDa chaperone family; promotes refolding of misfolded polypeptides especially under stressful conditions; forms two stacked rings of heptamers to form a barrel-shaped 14mer; ends can be capped by GroES; misfolded proteins enter the barrel where they are refolded when GroES binds), whose product MAAKDVKFSTEARERMLRGVDTLANAVKVTLGPKGRNVVIEKSFGAPRITKDGVTVAKEIELEDKFENTGAQMVREVASKTNDLAGDGTTTATVLAQAIVKEGAKSVAAGMNPMDLKRGIDLAVEAIVKDLQAHAKKVTSNEEIAQIGTISANGDTEIGRFLADAMQKVGNEGVITVEEAKGLDSELEVVEGMQFDRGYVSPYFVTNAEKMRVELEDPYILIHEKKLSGLQTMLPLLEAVVQSGKPLLIVAEDVEGEALATLVVNRLRGGLKVAAVKAPGFGDRRKAMLEDIAILSGGTAISEDLGIKLENVTLNMLGRAKKVVIDKENTTIVNGAGAKKDIEARVTQIKAQIEETTSDYDREKLQERLAKLAGGVAVIRVGGATEVEVKEKKDRVDDAMHATRAAVEEGILPGGGVALLRALKALDGLKASNADQKAGIDIVRRAIQVPARQIVQNAGEDGSLVVGKLLENADYNWGFNAATGEYQDMVKAGVIDPAKVVRTALQDAASVAALLITTEALVADKPKKAETAPAAQSMDF is encoded by the coding sequence ATGGCTGCCAAAGACGTGAAATTCTCAACTGAGGCCCGCGAGCGGATGCTGCGCGGCGTCGATACGCTCGCCAATGCGGTCAAGGTGACGCTTGGTCCCAAGGGACGCAACGTCGTCATCGAGAAATCCTTCGGCGCCCCGCGCATCACCAAGGATGGCGTCACTGTTGCCAAGGAAATCGAGCTCGAAGACAAGTTCGAGAATACGGGTGCACAGATGGTGCGCGAAGTCGCCTCGAAGACAAACGATCTCGCCGGTGACGGCACCACGACGGCGACCGTGCTAGCCCAAGCCATCGTCAAGGAAGGCGCAAAATCGGTCGCCGCCGGCATGAACCCGATGGACCTCAAGCGCGGCATCGATCTAGCGGTCGAAGCCATCGTCAAGGACCTGCAGGCGCATGCCAAGAAGGTCACCTCAAACGAGGAAATCGCGCAGATCGGCACCATTTCCGCCAACGGCGACACCGAGATCGGCCGTTTCCTTGCCGATGCCATGCAGAAGGTCGGCAATGAGGGCGTGATTACCGTCGAGGAAGCCAAGGGCCTCGATTCCGAGCTCGAAGTGGTCGAAGGCATGCAGTTCGATCGCGGTTATGTCTCGCCCTACTTCGTGACCAACGCAGAGAAGATGCGGGTCGAGCTCGAGGATCCCTACATCTTGATCCACGAGAAAAAGCTCTCCGGGCTCCAGACCATGCTGCCGCTGCTGGAGGCGGTGGTGCAGTCGGGCAAGCCACTGCTCATCGTCGCCGAGGACGTCGAGGGCGAAGCACTCGCGACTCTTGTCGTCAATCGGCTGCGCGGTGGCTTGAAAGTGGCAGCCGTCAAGGCGCCCGGGTTCGGCGACCGCCGCAAGGCCATGCTCGAGGACATTGCGATTCTCAGCGGCGGAACGGCGATATCGGAGGATCTCGGAATCAAGCTCGAGAACGTAACCCTCAACATGCTCGGGCGCGCCAAGAAGGTCGTCATCGACAAGGAGAACACGACCATCGTCAACGGCGCAGGCGCCAAGAAGGACATCGAGGCCCGCGTCACCCAAATCAAGGCGCAGATCGAGGAGACCACCTCCGACTACGATCGGGAGAAGCTGCAGGAGCGTTTGGCGAAACTCGCTGGCGGCGTCGCCGTAATCCGCGTCGGCGGTGCCACCGAGGTCGAAGTCAAAGAGAAAAAGGATCGCGTCGACGATGCAATGCACGCAACGCGCGCCGCGGTCGAGGAGGGTATCCTGCCCGGAGGCGGCGTGGCGCTTCTGCGCGCGTTGAAGGCGCTCGATGGTCTCAAAGCTTCTAATGCAGATCAGAAGGCCGGCATCGATATCGTGCGTCGCGCCATCCAGGTTCCTGCCCGGCAGATCGTCCAGAACGCCGGTGAAGACGGCTCGCTCGTCGTCGGCAAGCTGCTCGAGAACGCCGACTACAATTGGGGCTTCAACGCAGCTACGGGAGAGTACCAGGACATGGTCAAAGCGGGCGTGATCGATCCTGCCAAGGTCGTCCGCACCGCGCTGCAGGACGCGGCTTCAGTCGCCGCCTTGCTCATCACGACGGAGGCACTGGTGGCCGACAAGCCGAAGAAGGCGGAGACGGCGCCTGCCGCGCAGTCCATGGACTTCTGA
- the hspD gene encoding small heat shock protein HspD, translated as MRTYDFSPLWRSTIGFDRLFDLAEMAQRAGEDNYPPYNIERLSEDRYQISLAVAGFAPNEIAITAEQNVITIEGSKSEKAERDFLYRGISTRSFKRQFNLADYVQVKSAAFDNGLLKIELVREIPEAMKPRRIAINGVSADNVQKLEAKAA; from the coding sequence ATGCGCACTTATGATTTCTCGCCCCTTTGGCGTTCGACCATTGGCTTCGATCGCCTTTTTGACCTCGCGGAAATGGCCCAGCGGGCCGGCGAGGACAACTATCCGCCCTACAATATCGAACGGCTGTCTGAGGACCGCTACCAGATTTCGTTGGCGGTTGCAGGTTTTGCGCCCAACGAGATCGCGATCACGGCCGAACAGAACGTGATCACCATTGAGGGCAGCAAGTCGGAGAAGGCTGAGCGCGATTTTCTCTACCGCGGCATCTCCACCCGCAGCTTCAAGCGGCAGTTTAACCTGGCGGATTACGTTCAGGTCAAGAGCGCCGCATTCGACAACGGCTTGCTCAAAATTGAGCTGGTCCGGGAAATCCCGGAAGCCATGAAGCCGCGCCGTATCGCAATCAACGGCGTATCGGCCGACAATGTCCAGAAATTGGAAGCTAAGGCAGCCTAA
- the rpoH gene encoding RNA polymerase sigma factor RpoH → MSQAVSQKLPSLGTGLTKYLTEIRQFPILTREEETTLGRRWRNRGDREAAYRLVTSHLRLVAKIAMRYRGYGLPIADIISEGNVGLMQAVRRFDPERGIRLSTYAMWWIKATIQDFVLRSWSLVKITADAAQKKLFFKLRQSKSAISALEDGDLRPEQVKTIAAQLKVPEREVVNMDRRLRGDLSLNLRHKDAGDVGDALERLVDPAPTHDVTLAEDQELAQRRQALTAAIEKLSPRERHIFTARYLSEDPPKLEALALEYEISRERVRQIEQRSFEKVQSAMLTGGACLKSPYNIRRNGKHTFGSGA, encoded by the coding sequence ATGTCTCAAGCTGTTTCTCAGAAATTGCCGTCGCTCGGCACCGGGCTGACGAAGTATTTAACGGAAATTAGACAATTTCCGATCCTCACTCGGGAAGAAGAGACCACTCTTGGTCGGCGATGGCGAAACCGCGGCGATCGTGAAGCGGCTTATCGCCTGGTGACAAGCCACCTGCGTCTCGTTGCGAAAATCGCCATGCGATATCGAGGTTATGGGCTACCCATTGCCGATATCATTTCCGAGGGCAATGTCGGCCTGATGCAGGCCGTGCGGCGATTCGATCCGGAGCGGGGCATCCGCCTTTCCACCTATGCCATGTGGTGGATCAAGGCAACGATCCAGGATTTTGTTCTTCGCTCCTGGTCGCTGGTGAAGATCACGGCGGACGCTGCCCAGAAGAAGTTATTCTTCAAACTGAGGCAATCGAAGAGTGCGATCTCCGCCTTGGAGGACGGGGATCTGAGGCCAGAACAGGTCAAGACGATCGCCGCTCAGCTCAAGGTACCCGAACGTGAAGTCGTGAATATGGACCGTCGCCTGCGTGGCGACCTGTCCCTGAATTTACGTCACAAGGATGCCGGCGACGTCGGAGATGCCCTCGAACGGCTGGTAGATCCGGCGCCTACTCACGACGTGACGTTGGCCGAGGACCAGGAACTGGCTCAACGGCGGCAAGCTCTGACAGCAGCCATTGAGAAGCTAAGCCCCCGCGAAAGGCATATCTTCACAGCGCGCTATTTGAGTGAAGATCCCCCGAAGCTCGAAGCGCTTGCCTTAGAGTACGAAATATCGCGCGAGCGTGTCCGCCAAATCGAGCAACGGTCATTTGAAAAGGTACAGTCCGCGATGCTGACAGGAGGAGCCTGTCTGAAAAGTCCATACAACATTCGAAGGAACGGTAAACACACTTTCGGCTCAGGCGCTTGA
- a CDS encoding ATP-binding protein — translation MAKAFADIEAGGDAASLGHAEWLALLPEREAWLRRDKRLSTRLQYAKVRQQACVEDIDYRPLQVDSAY, via the coding sequence ATGGCCAAAGCCTTTGCCGACATCGAAGCCGGCGGCGATGCTGCAAGCCTCGGCCATGCCGAATGGCTTGCGCTCCTGCCCGAACGCGAAGCGTGGCTGCGACGCGACAAGCGGCTCTCCACGAGGCTGCAATACGCCAAGGTGCGTCAGCAGGCCTGCGTCGAGGACATCGACTATCGACCACTTCAAGTCGATTCAGCGTACTGA
- a CDS encoding Crp/Fnr family transcriptional regulator has product MALQTRLGNRLLAALPAADFNLLAPHLQKTSFGFDAVLVRTGDEFKQVYFPLSGAISFLVEMSGGQIVASTLMGSEGAVGALSVLSPSRSRSPVTATAYVAGSALHVPVSQLQHVFEQSAAIRRVLRFHFRTQLLQLQNVAACNAVHSVECRMARWLLDIHDRVADSRIQLTQEALAQLLGVRRTTVTLTMRKLRAAGGIISEQRRMLEIDRTRLETIACECYGVMRDRVNGMYDEELLMSSPNTAHAQHCLPHEI; this is encoded by the coding sequence ATGGCGCTCCAGACCCGCCTTGGGAATAGACTTTTGGCGGCGTTGCCCGCAGCCGACTTCAATTTGCTTGCGCCCCATCTTCAGAAAACGTCTTTCGGGTTCGATGCTGTGCTGGTACGAACAGGAGACGAGTTCAAGCAGGTCTATTTCCCCCTCAGCGGCGCCATCTCGTTCTTAGTCGAAATGTCGGGCGGTCAGATTGTGGCGTCCACTCTCATGGGCTCAGAAGGAGCGGTCGGCGCGCTCTCCGTCCTAAGTCCCTCCCGGTCGCGATCGCCAGTCACGGCAACGGCCTATGTGGCCGGAAGCGCGCTCCATGTACCTGTTTCACAATTGCAGCATGTCTTTGAGCAAAGCGCTGCGATTAGGCGTGTTCTTCGTTTCCATTTTCGCACGCAATTGTTGCAGCTTCAGAACGTAGCAGCCTGCAACGCGGTCCATTCGGTGGAATGCCGTATGGCCCGATGGCTGCTCGACATTCACGACCGAGTTGCGGACAGCCGAATTCAATTAACGCAGGAGGCGTTAGCACAACTCCTCGGGGTGCGCCGAACGACCGTGACGCTAACGATGCGTAAACTTCGAGCGGCCGGCGGCATCATTTCAGAACAGCGACGAATGCTAGAGATCGACCGAACGCGGCTCGAGACGATTGCATGCGAGTGCTATGGCGTGATGCGAGACAGGGTCAACGGCATGTATGATGAGGAGTTGCTAATGAGCTCGCCGAATACTGCACATGCGCAGCACTGCCTTCCTCATGAAATTTAG
- a CDS encoding GAF domain-containing protein gives MASVGRTILDGRPVRVPDVLADPQFNRPRAQKLMGFRAALGVPLVREGHAFGVINLFRFAVGSFEDKQIELVATFADQAVIAIENVKLFEQVQAKTRSLTEALNQQTATADVLKVISRSAFDLQTVLDTLTESAAQLCNADMAAMTRQDETGGYHHVTNYKFSIDWVKIADAVRLHPGRGSLVGRVLLARKAVQIADVLADADYSYPEMQQAAGYRTLLGVPLLRSGEPVGVLFLARKMVEPFTDKQVELVSTFADQAVIAIENVRLFEEVQSKTRDLSEALTYQTGSANILKVIASSPTDVEPVLRTIVESACKLCEAYDSVLVLKEGQDLVVRAHYGSIGMGTQTWTDDRTSVSGLALAERMPIHLHDVLSDEGRDFPIAQAMSRQDGCRTILAVPMLSEGESIGAIVLRRAEVLPFSDKQVALLQTFADQAVIALGNVRLFEEVQARTRELAKSIDELRAAQDRLVQTEKLASLGQLTAGIAHEIKNPLNFVNNFSALSAELIGELNELLGNAELDDKIRTDVDELAQMLKGNLDKVVQHGKRADSIVKNMLLHSREGTGERRPTDINAIVEESLNLAYHGARAEKSGFNVTLKRDLDPNAGTAELYPQEIMRVLLNLISNGFYAAHKRKEAAGDAFEPTLSATTRAMANEVEVRIRDNGVGIAEEIRTKIFNPFFTTKPAGEGTGLGLSMSHDIIVKQHGGRIAVETEPGAFTEFVITLPRVVAVQGNSGGTS, from the coding sequence ATGGCTTCCGTCGGCCGGACTATTCTCGATGGGCGTCCCGTTCGCGTCCCGGACGTGCTCGCTGATCCACAGTTCAATCGCCCGCGAGCACAAAAGCTCATGGGCTTTCGTGCGGCGCTTGGTGTCCCGCTCGTGCGGGAGGGCCACGCTTTCGGTGTCATTAACCTATTTCGCTTCGCTGTCGGGTCTTTTGAGGACAAGCAGATCGAGCTGGTAGCGACGTTCGCCGACCAAGCGGTGATCGCGATCGAGAACGTCAAATTGTTTGAGCAAGTGCAGGCGAAGACGCGCAGCCTTACCGAAGCCTTGAATCAGCAAACCGCGACCGCCGACGTGCTTAAGGTCATCAGCCGCTCGGCATTCGATCTGCAAACCGTACTCGACACCCTGACCGAATCGGCCGCGCAGCTCTGCAACGCCGACATGGCGGCGATGACCCGGCAAGATGAAACGGGCGGCTACCACCACGTAACCAACTACAAGTTCTCGATCGATTGGGTAAAGATCGCAGACGCCGTTCGTCTGCATCCGGGACGCGGCAGCCTCGTCGGAAGGGTGCTTCTGGCGCGCAAGGCGGTCCAAATCGCCGACGTCCTCGCCGATGCCGATTACTCCTATCCGGAGATGCAGCAAGCAGCCGGATATCGCACTCTGCTCGGCGTTCCACTTCTTCGCTCGGGAGAGCCCGTCGGTGTCCTGTTTTTGGCCCGCAAGATGGTTGAGCCCTTTACCGACAAGCAGGTCGAACTCGTCTCGACCTTCGCCGACCAGGCCGTCATTGCCATCGAAAACGTCCGCTTGTTCGAAGAAGTGCAATCAAAGACGCGCGACCTCTCCGAGGCCCTGACCTATCAGACCGGAAGTGCCAACATCCTCAAGGTGATCGCCTCCTCGCCGACCGACGTTGAGCCGGTCCTGCGCACCATCGTCGAGAGCGCCTGTAAGCTCTGCGAGGCCTATGATTCGGTGCTGGTCCTGAAGGAGGGTCAGGATCTCGTCGTTCGCGCGCATTACGGATCGATCGGCATGGGCACTCAGACGTGGACCGACGACCGCACCTCCGTGTCGGGGCTCGCACTTGCCGAGCGGATGCCGATACACTTGCACGACGTCCTCTCCGATGAAGGCCGCGACTTTCCTATTGCGCAAGCGATGTCGCGACAGGATGGTTGCCGCACCATTCTGGCCGTGCCGATGCTAAGCGAAGGTGAGAGCATTGGCGCGATCGTACTTCGCCGTGCCGAGGTGCTGCCTTTCAGTGACAAGCAGGTCGCGCTCCTGCAGACCTTCGCCGATCAGGCGGTGATCGCGCTCGGCAACGTCCGCTTGTTCGAGGAGGTTCAAGCTCGCACCCGCGAACTGGCCAAATCCATCGATGAATTGCGCGCCGCCCAAGACCGCCTGGTGCAGACCGAGAAGCTTGCATCCCTCGGCCAGCTCACTGCCGGCATCGCACACGAGATCAAGAATCCACTCAATTTTGTCAACAATTTTTCTGCGCTGTCCGCCGAATTGATCGGCGAGCTCAACGAGCTGCTCGGAAATGCGGAACTCGATGACAAGATCCGCACCGACGTAGACGAGCTTGCGCAGATGCTGAAGGGCAATCTCGACAAGGTCGTCCAGCACGGCAAACGTGCCGATTCCATCGTCAAGAACATGTTGCTGCATTCGCGCGAGGGGACGGGCGAACGTCGTCCGACCGACATTAATGCAATTGTCGAGGAAAGCCTTAACCTTGCTTATCACGGCGCACGCGCGGAGAAATCCGGTTTTAACGTCACGCTCAAACGCGACCTCGATCCGAATGCCGGGACGGCGGAGCTTTACCCGCAGGAGATCATGCGGGTGTTGCTCAACCTGATCTCCAATGGCTTCTATGCGGCTCACAAGCGCAAGGAAGCTGCCGGCGATGCCTTTGAGCCGACATTGAGCGCAACCACGCGAGCTATGGCAAATGAAGTGGAGGTTAGGATCCGCGACAATGGCGTCGGGATTGCGGAGGAGATCAGAACGAAGATCTTCAATCCTTTCTTTACGACCAAGCCCGCCGGCGAAGGCACCGGGCTCGGCCTTTCGATGAGCCATGACATCATCGTGAAACAGCACGGCGGCAGGATCGCCGTCGAGACTGAGCCGGGAGCATTTACCGAGTTCGTCATTACCCTGCCGCGGGTGGTGGCAGTGCAAGGCAATAGCGGAGGCACGAGTTGA
- a CDS encoding response regulator, with amino-acid sequence MSVYILVVDDEPDVEVLYRQHFRRELRAGRFLMEFAASAPAALQRAADVRDPSLILILSDINMPGMSGLEMLPEVRARRPDVPVIMITAYGDAETRRTALERGADALLTKPIDFGQLRQEIDARLGQVA; translated from the coding sequence TTGAGCGTTTACATTCTCGTCGTCGACGACGAGCCCGACGTGGAGGTATTGTATCGACAGCATTTTCGGCGCGAGCTGCGTGCCGGCCGCTTTCTCATGGAGTTCGCCGCTTCCGCGCCGGCGGCACTTCAGCGGGCCGCCGACGTTCGCGATCCCTCGCTAATCCTGATTCTATCGGACATCAACATGCCCGGAATGAGCGGGCTGGAAATGCTGCCAGAGGTACGAGCCAGACGGCCCGACGTTCCCGTGATCATGATTACGGCCTATGGTGACGCGGAAACCCGCAGGACAGCATTGGAGCGCGGCGCCGACGCCCTATTGACCAAGCCGATCGACTTCGGGCAGCTTCGCCAGGAGATCGACGCGCGGCTCGGACAGGTCGCATGA
- a CDS encoding DUF3606 domain-containing protein, producing the protein MESLTKKDQFERSKINLHAPDQMKCWAHALGVSKEELRKAVDKVGNSAAAVRKELEASYDERARSQL; encoded by the coding sequence ATGGAGAGCCTTACGAAAAAAGATCAGTTCGAGCGCTCAAAGATCAATCTGCATGCGCCCGACCAAATGAAATGCTGGGCTCATGCGCTCGGTGTCTCGAAGGAAGAGCTTCGTAAGGCGGTCGATAAAGTCGGGAATTCTGCGGCGGCCGTCCGCAAGGAGCTGGAGGCGAGCTATGATGAAAGAGCAAGAAGTCAGCTCTGA